From a single Rutidosis leptorrhynchoides isolate AG116_Rl617_1_P2 chromosome 5, CSIRO_AGI_Rlap_v1, whole genome shotgun sequence genomic region:
- the LOC139846592 gene encoding uncharacterized protein — protein MGNYVSCTLTHRQNSTATKVIFPNGEVHKFHEPIKAAELMLESPSSFIVSSKSLRIGARFCALNADEDLEFGIVYVMFPMNRVNSVVTTSDLGSLFITAKKMGRIAPVPTQLKLNLEDIEELSSPEFKHRILMCRSKKPVLETIAEEHVCYR, from the coding sequence ATGGGAAACTACGTTTCATGTACTTTAACACATCGACAAAATTCAACCGCCACAAAAGTAATCTTTCCCAACGGTGAAGTCCATAAGTTTCATGAACCAATCAAAGCAGCCGAACTTATGTTAGAATCACCAAGTTCATTTATTGTTAGTTCTAAGTCTTTAAGAATTGGAGCACGGTTTTGTGCTCTTAATGCAGATGAAGATCTCGAATTTGGAATTGTTTATGTCATGTTTCCTATGAACCGGGTTAACTCGGTTGTTACTACATCGGACTTGGGTTCACTTTTTATAACGGCTAAAAAAATGGGAAGGATTGCACCGGTGCCAACACAACTGAAGTTGAACTTGGAGGATATTGAAGAGTTATCGTCACCGGAGTTTAAACATCGAATATTAATGTGTAGATCGAAGAAACCGGTGTTGGAAACTATTGCTGAGGAACATGTTTGCTACAGATGA